In Strix aluco isolate bStrAlu1 chromosome Z, bStrAlu1.hap1, whole genome shotgun sequence, the sequence TCACAGAGTAatcaaaatacatgaaaagtaATGCAGCTTGGCATTTTCCTTGTTTCTAAATATAGTTTCCTTCACCATGACTTTCgattacattttaatttgctaGTATTCTATGAAAAAGGCAAGTGAGGATATGCTGTAAGATAAAACTCATCTCTAGGATGTGACCCCGCTTTTGTCCCCAGTTCTGTGGCACACTTCTTGAGACCCTGACTCCCATCCCTCAGCAGAGTTGCTCGGGTTTGAAGTAGGTAAACCTGTGCCAAAGAGGAGTCCCGTAACACAGGCTACACACGTTATTTTTGCCAGCAGTAGCAATATGTTATGGGAGCAGAGTCCACTCCTGTACTGACTGTTGTAGATTGGGATTTTGGTTATGAGAAATAGCTACTTCTAAAAGCAAATCTCTGAAGGAAGGTGAAGATTCAGAATCAGAACTATAGACGAAGTCTGACAAGTATGTGATCTTTGCTAACTGAAGTTTTCCAGAAAAGAGATTTGACTCAGAATGAAAGAAGAGATTCTTAATCTTTCTGTGTCTATTAGTCACAATGCCAACAACAATTCATGCTGAAAAGCGACAGGTAGATTACTTGTTCTTACCTTTATTGCGTATGCCTGGTATGATAAACAGTTCCTTCTCAAACAAAAGAGAGGCAATTCTGTTTCTAATTCTGTGCAATGAAAAGCTAACCTGAAGGTGGCAAGCACTGACATATTTGCACCTCAGGAAGTCCTGGCCATGAATGTTATGTGTGCATCTTCTGAGTAATATCTGGTTTGCAGTGCTTTTTTGAAACGAATATGTATATCCAAGaattacctctttttttaaaaaaaaaccacctaattTGTCTTTATAAAAACTTTTCTTGATATCATTCTTTGTAATTAGCAGCttcttgagaaaaataatttcgGAGACTGTAAAtttaataactttatttaaaTGGTAGTGTTGAACCGAAGTCTTGCATGTATCACCTGCACATACGCCTAACGCTGGAAAGGGAGCAAAACGTGGCAGGTTTTCTAACAGCAGTGGCTAAATTATACCATGTTCACAAGGTAGAGTGAGATACTTTGTTCATTGGAAACAGCAGGGAAAGGTTATGATTTGGGTGTGTTCAGGGTTTTAAACCTCTGTCCCTCCAAAAAGGACTGAGCCTGCTCAGTGGCCGGGCGAGGTGAGGACCTGGGCGCCGGCGCCGGGGAGCAGCCGGGCTGCcgggcagtgctgcctgccaaagtgctgctgctgcctggattTCTCCATACAGTCCCCTAAAAACTCCACATAATGTTTTGTCTGCATTATGTTATTTCAAGACTGGTTacatgtgtttggttttttatttgccACATTAATAAATACCAAACATAAGTAAGGTTTTGCCTGGAACTCCCTATATTTAACAACTAATGAGTGACCTCAAACTGTTTTGCAGTGTTAGTGACAAAATACTGAGTTTGATGCAGATTTGCAGCTACTTTAgagggtttttatttatttccatcaaAAGAAGGACAAAGCTTTGTTTTGACATAAATGTGATTGCTAAGGGTTAAGCAAGTGTATAGAACTTAGAAGAAAATTGCCTGAAGCATTGTATTATTATACCAATTTCTTTCCTAAGGGAAGGTTTTTAGGGTCTACCTCATCTGAAATTTGTGATTTAAATTCATTCTCTAATTGTGTGATGACTTCACAGGATCTTATTTCACAAGTtgtaaaaaaaggggaaaaacaagaaaaaaagacctcTTAGTGGAGTATTATACAGTATTTCAGAGTTAAATTTCTGTTCTGTTGAAAATGCAGAGGGTTGGGATGGTTTTTTCCCAGATAGGCACATACTGCTTTTGTTGAGGAAGTTTAGTGCCTGTTCTGGGTGGACGATATCCCTTTCATGCCCACTGTGTAATTGCTTACATCAAATGACAATCTAGgagtgttttaaaaaacattttttgttaaaatctATTGACTCTGTCAGTAAAGTCTGTAATGTTAATGATTTAATGGTGCTTGTTAGATAAGCAGGACTGGAAGTAAACATTGTTATCTAATCTTGTAGCACTTTTCATCTTCATTGTGCTTCGTAGATGTTAATTGAGGTTTTTAAATTAAGTGGTGTTTAGTTTATCACCTTGTTGCCTTCTAGAGAAAATGGGAACATTAAATTTCTGACGAAAGGTGATAATAATGAAGTTGATGACAGAGGCTTGTACAAAGAAGGTCAGAACTGGTTAGAGAAGAAAGATGTTGTTGGAAGAGCAAGAGGGTAAGTAATGCAGCATTTCCATGTTCTTTgtaattaaataaagaaaatttagaaCTTAAATCAGTTCAGAACTTAATACCAGAACTGTAGTTTGTTGGTATGAACTAGATCTGgtatggtatttttaaaatttcttaaatagtaaataaaaaaccTGCTTTACCTGAAAAAGTTGCTTTCGTAGTCCTCTCACAGATGTGGAgagtagaaatttttttttttttttaaatggcatatttaataaataatacaccagtaaatacaaaaataacCAACTTAACCTTTGAATTGCTAGAAATTACTAGGAAATTATTTCCACATTCCCCAGGAATTTTATGCAAGGTTTGAGCTTTTGACtttgtccccttccccagctgagATGAAATCTCAtaagatttttctcaaataaCTTGATTAAATTTttatctaaggaaaaaaaaaatatttcccattcaGATATGCGTTAGTGACAGGCATAAATTATTGTTTTACACGAAAATATTCAAGACTGAGTAACACTGAAACATTTCCATGTAATATTTGAGGGTTAATTTTACGTTCATCTGTTTTGTCAATTCCAGATTTTTGCCTTACGTTGGTATGGTAACGATAATAATGAATGACTATCCAAAATTTAAGGTACGTATACAGACATTTTGAATACTtgaatttaaaactgtaaaatagcAAGTAAAGATAGTAAGAATGTTGTATATAAGAATAcatgttaattttgtttctgtggtttgGTTCCTAACGTAAGAAGAGCTGCTTTCGTGTTTATTTTAGCTTGTCTGTTCTCCGGTAGAACTTAGTATTTGTAataatttgaaacatttaatttataGGAATTTTGTAAGTTAAGTGTATACAGTTGTGATGCCTGTTTATGATGAATATGATCACATTAAAATATTCCTGTAATTTTGTAGGAACGCAACTCTGTAATTGTGTACTCCTCTAGAAGATGTAATGTTGGAGAGGGCACACTTTGAACAATTTGTAATTTCAGAGCTTCTGTGAAGAGAAATTGTAATCAGTCtttattctctattttcttttgcagtatGCTCTTCTGGCAGTAATGGGGGCATATGTACTGCTGAAACgtgaatcctaaaaaaaaaaagtcacttttccaAGAGCAAAGTTAAatatacagggggaaaaaaactaatatatttcagatgttttcatttcTGGGTACAGTTACAAAACTGTAAGCTTTTGTCTCGTCTAAATAAACTGTACAATTAATGAGTAAAGCTTTTGGCTGTTGGTTAATTACGTAATGGCGTATTCACTGTCTCAAATGGATGCTGCTTTCAGTTAGCCTTTTGCCTGTTTGGAAGACACTGACTGTCATGTGCTAAAGCAGCTTACGGCACTCCTTGAGATGCTGCgttgttttttcttcactgatacTGCATCTGAGCCCACTTCTTCCTGTGTGTTGTTACTTTGTTTTTTGCTTGATTATTTCTGATGTCTGCCAGTGCCCTCTCATGACCATACAAACTGGTTTTATCCATATTTGTAAGAATGCAACACATGAGTTGGAACAGGTAGTTAGTTGTAGGATTTTAGTCAGACTTAGACCTAAAGAAAGTTGTCTAGATATGGCTGACAAAAATAGACAAGAAATGGTCTTTCATTCTGATTAAgaacagagaaatggaaacttGGAGCTTTTTCCCTGAATTTGAAACTTGCTCCTTTGTGGTGTAGGGACAAAAAACCTGAAGGCCTGATTTTTAGGGACTGTGTATGTTTCTAGAATTCAGACTGTTAACCGTTCTGCCTTTATGTTCCTAGCTATAAAACAAACCCAGCAAAAAGATTTTATGGGACTTTATTTACACTTGTAAATTACTGAATGAATAGcacagtagtaaaaataatacTACAAAGAAGGGTAAGACGTAACTCATATTCTGGTTTTGAGAATGTGTTGTTCTCTTCTATCATATGATACCTGAATAGTGTGAAAcataaaattgatttttcattttaaaacttacCTGATAACTGTCTTTTATGAAATTctggatttttctcttcttggctTCAAATGTCAACAAAGCAGAACTTGTTTTCCTCGCTTGCTTTGGTTTTGTAGCTTTGATAAGGAACAGCATGATGCTTTTTTCCAATGgagttttgtttcttcagtaaTCCCTTACCACTACAAAAATACACTATTATCCAATAATGGCACCTCTTCTGTTGTAACAGCTAGCGCTGAAAGGCAGACAACTGCTGAATTTTTCCAAGTCATATTACTTCTTTTGTGTCCCACTAAGCAGTTTTCCTGACAAACTggattataaaattataaaattgacTTATTTTGTGTCAAATTGTGTAGAAATAAAATTGAGTGTAACAAATGGCATGTCAGAATAATTTAGGTATCCTTAATGCAGTCTTCCTGTCAGTGTGCCATcagagttaaaataaaattttggagACAGTGTGTGTAgtaagattttggtttttaatattttttttttcccctccagtatTGCTCAAATCAGAATTTATTCCTGCCCACCTACCACAATGCAATCAGTCAGCTCTAACTTTGAGAGGGGGGTTTGGGGCATAACCCAAAAGACAAGTTTGACCATTATTATTAGAATTTATTCTTATGTTGAGGAAACATGTGTTAATAAAGGATGCAAGGATAACATCTAAATATGTGGGTTCATGCTCAGAAAAAAAGGTTGTATTTCTTGGGTATTATATCCTGTGTCTTGTTCTAACTCTTCTTGATAAATCTTAACCTGCAGAATTGACTCGCGCAGGGGAGCGACATACGGTTGTCAGTGTTGCCTATTTAGTGAAATGTGGGATGTCAGCGCAGGCCTGGTTTATCTTCCTGGTTTTAGCTGGACATGTGGAAGTCTGCTGACTGCGTCCACCAGAGCGACTTTGGCCAGCCACATCGGTAATCTGACTTCTCCTTTGTGACAGACAATAGGGTTTTTTCAGCTAGTAGGACCAGAAACGGGCTGAAAACATGGTACTAAAATATGGTACAGCTATTCTTATGTAGggtaagacttcttttttttttttccagatttaggaatctaataataatttctaaaagaagtCTCATAGTACTTCTGTTGATCACTGGCAAGCCTACCTTTTCTGTGGAGAAATACATGAGTTTGCTGACTGGTGGCTGCTCTGTTCAGGGTTTGGTCGGCTGCCTGTGAATGCTTAGAGACCACTCACCCACAACTGGATTGGGTTGCTCTTGGTTCTGTTCTTGAATTTCATTCCCATAATTGTCTGAGATATTTAAGCCAACAATTTCCATTTCTGATGAACTAGTTAGTGCTGCTTATTAATTTCCTTAGAGTAGAAGTCAGGGAGGGAAGGAGTGCCAAAAGTTTTGCCCAGAATCTAAATACCTGG encodes:
- the LOC141918244 gene encoding signal peptidase complex catalytic subunit SEC11C isoform X2, which produces MPITGWENLYYQVLNFAMIVSSALMIWKGLIVITGSESPIVVVLSGSMEPAFHRGDLLFLTNFHDDPIRAGEIVVFKVEGRDIPIVHRVIKIHEKENGNIKFLTKGDNNEVDDRGLYKEGQNWLEKKDVVGRARGFLPYVGMVTIIMNDYPKFKYALLAVMGAYVLLKRES